A portion of the Thalassotalea sp. LPB0316 genome contains these proteins:
- a CDS encoding amidohydrolase family protein, which yields MKLFKSSLLALAVAATSTWANAESLAITNATVHTANEQGVLTNATILVEDGVITAINPSAANADKVIDAQGKNLTPGIISVMNNLGLVEVGAVSRSRDAGDKGASITFDPSLAYNPKSTVIAYTRKGGITSSVVSPRGGDSLFKGQTFYTDLSGEFDSIRVANNAVYVELGAESKGSRATNLQKLTDKLADFQAKLEKAKKDDKKGDELKRDEQVLKSLLDGEKLMVVYADRASELLNIIKLKQTFGLNLAIVSAADAVVVADELAKADVPVIIDAMQNLPSSFDALNNSLDNAAKLINAGVKVVITTGGDTHNMYQLRYNAGNAIANGLTPEQALAAITSTVAEVFGLDAGEIAVGKKADLVLWSADPFELSTKVEHIWIDGKEYSTQSRSDKLRDRYMATSDMPRAYTK from the coding sequence ATGAAATTATTTAAATCATCATTATTGGCATTAGCTGTTGCAGCAACTTCTACTTGGGCAAATGCAGAGAGTTTAGCCATTACTAATGCAACCGTGCATACCGCTAACGAGCAAGGTGTATTAACGAATGCAACCATTTTAGTTGAAGATGGCGTCATCACTGCAATTAATCCGTCTGCAGCAAATGCTGACAAAGTTATTGATGCGCAAGGTAAAAATTTAACGCCGGGTATTATTAGCGTGATGAATAACCTTGGGCTTGTTGAGGTTGGTGCTGTTTCTCGCAGCCGTGATGCTGGTGATAAAGGCGCAAGTATTACGTTTGATCCGAGCTTAGCGTATAACCCTAAATCAACGGTTATTGCGTACACGCGCAAAGGCGGTATTACCTCGAGTGTGGTGTCACCTCGCGGTGGCGATAGCTTGTTTAAAGGGCAAACGTTTTACACGGATTTATCAGGTGAGTTTGACAGTATTCGCGTGGCCAACAATGCCGTTTACGTTGAGTTAGGCGCTGAAAGCAAAGGCTCACGTGCAACCAACTTACAAAAGCTCACCGACAAGCTAGCAGATTTCCAAGCCAAGCTGGAAAAAGCAAAGAAAGACGACAAAAAAGGTGATGAGCTAAAACGCGATGAGCAAGTGCTCAAGTCATTACTTGATGGCGAAAAGCTGATGGTTGTTTACGCAGATCGAGCAAGTGAGTTGTTAAACATTATCAAGCTAAAACAAACCTTTGGCTTAAACTTAGCCATTGTCAGTGCTGCCGACGCCGTGGTTGTTGCTGATGAGCTGGCTAAGGCAGATGTCCCCGTGATCATTGATGCTATGCAAAACCTACCATCGAGTTTTGACGCGTTAAATAACTCACTTGATAACGCTGCTAAGTTAATTAATGCAGGCGTTAAAGTAGTGATTACCACCGGTGGTGATACACACAATATGTATCAATTGCGCTACAACGCAGGTAACGCGATTGCTAATGGCTTAACGCCAGAGCAAGCACTTGCGGCAATTACATCAACTGTCGCGGAAGTTTTTGGACTTGACGCTGGTGAGATTGCGGTTGGTAAAAAAGCGGATTTAGTCCTTTGGAGCGCAGACCCATTTGAATTGAGCACTAAGGTTGAACACATCTGGATAGACGGTAAAGAGTACTCAA